A stretch of the Synechocystis sp. PCC 7338 genome encodes the following:
- a CDS encoding mechanosensitive ion channel family protein — protein MEKLINIIQSWLSDPNVVKLIEVAIGILIVSIVFKMAAQGLSSQVQDGDLRYRIRKILAFISYGFIALLIVTIFNENLRQLTVIFGVVGAGIAFALQEVIASFAGWTAISFGEFYKTGDRVQLGGIMGDVIDINPLRTTLMECGDWVKADLYNGRIVRIANSFVFKEPVFNYSGDFPFIWDEIVVPVRHGGDHRLARNILQRVVEEVTGSYIEPAKAEWSRMIHKYLIEDAQIEPFVTLIANDNWLEFTVRYVVDYKKRRATKDRLFTQILEEIDGTNRRVELASTTVELISTPGLHVSLESGNGAN, from the coding sequence ATGGAAAAGTTAATCAATATAATTCAAAGCTGGCTCAGTGATCCCAACGTCGTCAAGTTAATTGAAGTTGCCATTGGTATTTTAATTGTCTCCATTGTTTTTAAGATGGCGGCCCAGGGTTTATCCAGTCAAGTTCAAGATGGGGATTTACGTTACCGTATCCGCAAAATTCTGGCTTTTATTAGTTATGGATTCATTGCTCTCCTAATTGTGACTATTTTTAATGAAAACCTCAGACAGTTAACCGTTATTTTTGGTGTGGTGGGGGCAGGGATTGCCTTTGCCCTGCAGGAAGTGATTGCCAGTTTTGCCGGTTGGACGGCTATTTCCTTTGGAGAATTTTATAAGACCGGCGATCGGGTTCAGTTAGGGGGCATTATGGGGGATGTGATTGATATTAATCCCTTAAGAACGACGCTGATGGAATGTGGTGATTGGGTTAAAGCAGATCTCTACAATGGGCGTATTGTCAGAATTGCCAATAGTTTTGTCTTTAAGGAACCAGTTTTTAATTATTCAGGGGATTTCCCTTTTATTTGGGATGAAATTGTTGTTCCGGTAAGGCATGGTGGCGATCATCGACTGGCCAGAAACATTTTGCAACGGGTAGTTGAAGAAGTGACGGGCAGCTACATTGAACCAGCTAAAGCCGAGTGGAGTCGCATGATCCATAAATATCTAATTGAAGATGCCCAAATTGAACCATTTGTGACTTTGATTGCCAACGATAATTGGTTAGAGTTTACCGTCAGATACGTCGTGGATTATAAAAAACGTCGGGCAACAAAAGATCGACTTTTCACTCAGATTTTAGAAGAAATTGATGGTACTAATCGACGAGTTGAGTTGGCATCCACAACGGTGGAACTTATCTCTACCCCTGGTTTACATGTAAGCCTGGAGTCAGGTAATGGTGCTAATTAG
- a CDS encoding metal ABC transporter ATP-binding protein, translating to MPTTLPRLDISVDSVSVTYNNARLALYNATCTVEPGTITALVGPNGSGKSTLFKSIMGFLQPSQGRVRIGGFPVQKAQKQQLMAYVPQADEVDWNFPVSVFDVVMMGRYGHMNVLRIPSPKDRRLVMESLERVGMVKYRDRQIGELSGGQKKRAFLARALAQEGKVILLDEPFTGVDVKTEKGMIDLLMQLRDEGHTILISTHDLASISTFCDHTILLNRTILAQGKTEETFTKENLELTFGGLPVMSLNQMFETTEVDA from the coding sequence ATGCCAACCACTCTCCCCCGTCTCGATATATCCGTTGATAGCGTCAGCGTTACCTATAACAACGCTCGTTTGGCCCTTTACAATGCCACCTGCACCGTTGAACCTGGCACCATTACTGCCCTAGTGGGCCCCAATGGCAGTGGTAAATCGACTCTGTTCAAATCCATTATGGGGTTTTTGCAACCGAGTCAGGGACGGGTTCGCATCGGTGGTTTTCCGGTGCAAAAGGCCCAAAAACAACAGTTGATGGCCTACGTCCCCCAGGCTGATGAAGTGGATTGGAACTTTCCGGTCAGTGTGTTTGATGTGGTGATGATGGGGCGCTATGGCCATATGAATGTGCTACGCATTCCCAGCCCCAAAGACCGTCGCTTGGTGATGGAAAGTCTAGAGCGGGTGGGCATGGTGAAATACCGCGATCGCCAAATTGGGGAACTTTCCGGCGGTCAAAAGAAACGGGCGTTTTTGGCCCGGGCCTTGGCCCAGGAAGGCAAGGTAATTCTCCTAGATGAGCCCTTTACCGGGGTTGACGTGAAAACGGAAAAGGGGATGATCGACTTATTGATGCAACTGCGGGATGAGGGTCACACCATTCTGATTTCTACCCATGATTTAGCTTCCATTTCCACCTTCTGTGACCACACTATTCTGCTCAACCGCACCATTTTGGCCCAGGGGAAAACCGAGGAAACCTTCACCAAAGAAAATTTAGAATTGACCTTTGGCGGGCTACCAGTGATGAGCCTGAATCAGATGTTTGAAACGACAGAGGTAGATGCGTGA
- a CDS encoding metal ABC transporter substrate-binding protein — protein MAIRLACRGEMLASGLAIAFWLTGCGTAEITKSNAPSEEVTEVTTEIQAENEGKKKVLTTFTVLADMAQNVAGDKLVVESITRIGAEIHGYEPTPSDIVKAQDADLILYNGMNLERWFEQFLGNVKDVPSVVLTEGIEPIPIAEGPYTDKPNPHAWMSPRNALVYVENIRQAFVELDPDNAEYYNANAAAYSEKLKAIDTQLASDLEQVPAKQRFLVSCEGAFSYLARDYGMEEIYMWPINAEQQFTPKQVQTVIEEVKTNNVPTIFCESTVSDEGQKQVAKATGARFGGNLYVDSLSTEEGPVPTFLDLLEYDARVIANGLLAGANAKQ, from the coding sequence ATGGCAATACGACTTGCTTGCCGGGGGGAGATGCTGGCATCTGGTTTGGCGATCGCCTTTTGGCTGACCGGCTGCGGGACAGCGGAAATCACTAAATCCAATGCTCCCAGCGAAGAGGTGACAGAAGTAACCACCGAAATCCAAGCGGAAAACGAAGGGAAAAAGAAAGTTTTAACCACCTTCACCGTACTGGCCGACATGGCCCAGAATGTTGCCGGAGATAAGTTAGTGGTGGAATCCATCACCCGCATTGGTGCAGAAATCCACGGTTATGAGCCGACTCCCAGTGACATTGTCAAAGCTCAGGACGCAGACTTAATCCTTTACAACGGCATGAATCTGGAGCGTTGGTTCGAGCAATTTTTGGGCAATGTCAAGGATGTGCCCTCTGTGGTGCTAACGGAAGGTATTGAACCGATTCCCATTGCCGAAGGTCCCTATACCGATAAACCCAATCCCCACGCCTGGATGTCGCCCCGCAATGCCCTGGTCTATGTGGAAAATATCCGCCAAGCCTTCGTCGAACTTGACCCGGACAATGCCGAATATTACAACGCCAATGCGGCGGCCTATAGCGAGAAGTTAAAGGCGATCGATACCCAACTGGCATCCGATTTGGAACAGGTGCCCGCCAAGCAGAGATTTTTGGTCAGTTGTGAAGGGGCGTTTTCTTACCTGGCCAGGGACTATGGCATGGAAGAGATTTACATGTGGCCAATCAATGCCGAACAGCAGTTTACCCCCAAGCAAGTACAAACTGTGATTGAGGAGGTGAAGACTAATAATGTACCAACAATTTTTTGTGAAAGCACCGTCAGTGACGAGGGGCAAAAACAGGTGGCTAAGGCAACCGGAGCCCGTTTTGGAGGCAATCTTTATGTTGATTCCCTTTCCACAGAGGAAGGCCCTGTACCCACCTTTTTGGATTTGTTGGAATATGATGCCCGGGTGATTGCCAACGGTCTTTTGGCCGGTGCTAATGCCAAACAATGA
- a CDS encoding DUF429 domain-containing protein translates to MKFIGIDLGWSSGESGLCRLRLESAPTGDRLWVEDITCRLSLEEIFSWLDKGLGEAEGAMVAVDAPTIIPNQTGTRLPDRLTHKYFGKYHAGCYPANLARPFAERTITVGNLLEERGFLHAPQIEPQRPGRYQIEVFPHPAMVQLFQLERIIKYKKGNLAQKRQGLLELESYIENILPRLTPALELTLPPGIEPWRSPLTLNGKELKRQEDQWDSLICAYIGAYWWYWGQERNWVLGDESTGYIVVPTLSVDQPLPDG, encoded by the coding sequence ATGAAATTTATTGGCATTGATTTAGGTTGGAGTTCTGGGGAGAGTGGACTATGTCGTTTACGGCTAGAATCAGCCCCCACTGGCGATCGCCTTTGGGTGGAAGACATTACCTGCCGCTTGAGTTTGGAGGAAATTTTCTCCTGGCTGGACAAAGGTTTAGGTGAAGCGGAGGGAGCCATGGTGGCGGTGGATGCTCCGACCATTATTCCCAATCAGACTGGGACTCGTTTACCCGATCGCCTGACCCACAAATATTTTGGCAAGTACCATGCGGGTTGTTATCCGGCCAATTTGGCTCGACCTTTTGCCGAAAGAACCATAACAGTGGGCAATCTACTGGAAGAACGGGGTTTTCTCCATGCCCCGCAGATAGAGCCCCAACGGCCAGGACGTTACCAAATTGAAGTGTTTCCCCATCCCGCCATGGTGCAGCTTTTTCAGCTAGAGCGGATCATCAAATACAAAAAAGGGAACCTAGCCCAAAAAAGACAGGGTTTGCTGGAGTTAGAGTCCTACATTGAAAATATTTTGCCCAGACTAACCCCGGCTCTGGAGCTTACCCTCCCCCCTGGCATAGAGCCTTGGCGATCGCCGTTGACATTGAATGGCAAGGAACTGAAACGCCAGGAAGACCAATGGGATAGTCTAATTTGTGCCTACATTGGTGCCTATTGGTGGTACTGGGGCCAGGAACGGAACTGGGTTTTAGGCGATGAAAGTACGGGTTATATTGTGGTGCCCACTTTGAGCGTGGACCAACCTCTACCGGATGGGTAA
- a CDS encoding IS630 transposase-related protein yields the protein MERVRKKAMPAPYSIDLREKAVSAVEKGEKKSHVCRTLNISRNTLDIWIKKKKETGSVAAKRDYERGPRPKIDDLDKFREFAEENGHLTQKQMAEKWPESVSRIRISKALKKIGFTRKKNLYLQGNRRGSEKGI from the coding sequence ATGGAAAGAGTTAGGAAAAAAGCGATGCCAGCCCCCTACAGTATAGATCTAAGAGAGAAAGCGGTAAGTGCAGTAGAAAAAGGAGAGAAGAAAAGCCATGTCTGCCGAACACTGAACATTAGTCGCAACACCTTAGACATATGGATAAAAAAGAAGAAAGAAACAGGAAGTGTAGCCGCGAAGAGAGATTATGAGCGTGGTCCACGACCGAAAATAGATGATTTGGATAAATTCAGAGAATTTGCGGAGGAGAACGGTCATTTAACGCAAAAACAAATGGCAGAAAAATGGCCAGAGTCCGTAAGTAGAATAAGAATAAGTAAGGCTCTAAAGAAAATAGGGTTTACTAGAAAAAAAAACTTATATTTACAGGGAAATAGAAGAGGAAGCGAGAAAGGCATTTGA
- a CDS encoding cation-translocating P-type ATPase produces MTSTHLQQTLQAHVGGMDCGGCARTIVSNLEQLPGIAEATVNFASERLQVKFDPALTNKKDIISRVTTLGYTVTPEVQAAANTITAVDSPTLLPARPINLVGWRFWLTTRRGQTVLLSGVGLLLGTIAERFFFLSLVAQGFYAVSLMVAIAPIIRAAWIALKLRRADMNLLMTLAAVGAAILGQWFQGALVIFLFGLGTTLQKFALSRTRNAIGNLMDLTPITATVKRDDQELSLPVTVIGLGEILTIRPGQRIALDGVVRSGESTIDQSPITGESLPEHKTVGDSVFGGTLNQTGFLEVEVTHTAEDTTVARIIHLVEEAQESRAPIQQWIDRFSAIYTPIVLALAATMAVVPPLVFAQPFQIWFYKALVLLVIACPCGLVIATPVSLISAIGAATRQGVLFKGGNALETAGKLQTLAFDKTGTITEGMPKVQRVHNLGTLADDLVLMVAASLEQRSEHPIAQAIAAEAVARGIELSVPASFMAVPGKGIGATLMGKTYFVGNRRLFADQGIGLSQDAQALLQQIESQGQTPVLVGSSGGLLGAIAVADGIRLESAAAVRQLERLGLDNIVMLTGDRRAIAQRVAQQVGIDSYQAELLPEDKLNVIQHLRQSSIVGMVGDGINDTPALAAADVSFAVGKLDTALETADVVLVGNDLERLGYAIQLSRRTLSVIKQNIAVALILNATFVFLGVVGLIGLPIAVLEDMGSSLFVTLNALRLFNFPAQRHNGNPFPRHGSKKTPVLE; encoded by the coding sequence ATGACGTCAACCCATTTACAGCAGACTCTCCAGGCCCATGTCGGTGGCATGGATTGTGGCGGTTGTGCGAGAACCATTGTGTCCAATCTGGAACAGTTACCGGGCATTGCAGAGGCCACCGTTAACTTTGCTTCCGAGCGCCTACAGGTGAAGTTTGACCCCGCCCTCACTAATAAAAAGGACATTATTAGCCGAGTGACTACATTGGGTTACACTGTCACCCCTGAAGTCCAAGCTGCCGCCAATACCATTACTGCGGTTGACTCCCCTACGCTTTTACCGGCTCGCCCAATTAATCTAGTGGGTTGGCGGTTCTGGCTCACCACCCGCCGGGGACAAACTGTTTTGCTGAGTGGCGTGGGCCTACTGCTAGGGACGATCGCCGAACGGTTCTTTTTCCTATCCCTAGTGGCCCAAGGTTTCTATGCCGTTAGCTTGATGGTGGCGATCGCGCCGATTATTCGGGCGGCCTGGATTGCGTTGAAACTGCGTCGGGCGGACATGAATCTGCTAATGACTTTAGCGGCGGTGGGGGCAGCCATTCTAGGGCAGTGGTTTCAAGGGGCGTTGGTTATTTTTCTGTTTGGGTTGGGTACCACACTACAAAAATTTGCCCTCAGTCGCACCCGCAACGCCATTGGCAATTTGATGGATTTAACCCCTATCACGGCCACGGTCAAACGTGACGACCAAGAATTATCCCTACCCGTTACAGTCATTGGGCTAGGGGAAATTTTAACCATTCGTCCCGGACAGCGCATCGCCCTGGATGGAGTAGTTCGTTCTGGGGAAAGCACTATTGACCAGTCTCCTATCACTGGAGAATCCCTGCCAGAACATAAAACAGTTGGTGATTCGGTGTTTGGGGGCACCCTCAACCAGACCGGGTTTTTGGAAGTGGAGGTTACCCATACCGCTGAAGATACCACCGTGGCCCGCATTATTCATTTGGTGGAAGAAGCCCAGGAAAGTCGTGCCCCCATTCAACAGTGGATAGACCGCTTTTCTGCCATCTATACTCCCATCGTCTTAGCCCTGGCCGCCACCATGGCAGTAGTTCCCCCCCTAGTGTTTGCCCAACCTTTTCAGATTTGGTTTTACAAGGCGTTGGTGCTGTTGGTAATTGCTTGTCCCTGTGGTTTGGTGATTGCTACCCCCGTTTCCCTCATTAGTGCGATCGGCGCGGCCACAAGGCAGGGAGTACTGTTCAAAGGGGGTAATGCCCTGGAAACGGCGGGGAAATTGCAAACCCTCGCTTTTGATAAAACTGGCACCATTACCGAAGGTATGCCCAAGGTACAACGGGTGCATAATTTAGGAACCCTGGCGGATGATCTGGTGCTGATGGTTGCCGCTTCCCTAGAACAAAGGTCAGAACATCCCATTGCCCAGGCGATCGCCGCGGAGGCCGTGGCCCGAGGAATAGAATTGTCTGTCCCAGCATCCTTCATGGCAGTGCCGGGTAAGGGCATTGGGGCCACATTGATGGGTAAAACCTACTTTGTGGGCAATCGTCGCCTATTTGCAGACCAGGGCATTGGGTTATCTCAAGACGCCCAAGCCTTACTCCAACAAATTGAGTCCCAGGGGCAAACTCCTGTGTTGGTGGGCTCCTCAGGGGGATTGCTGGGGGCGATCGCCGTAGCGGATGGCATCCGGTTAGAGTCAGCGGCCGCAGTGCGTCAACTCGAGCGCCTGGGTTTGGACAACATCGTCATGCTCACTGGCGATCGGCGGGCCATTGCTCAACGGGTGGCCCAACAGGTAGGCATTGACAGCTACCAAGCTGAATTGCTGCCGGAAGACAAGTTAAATGTCATTCAACATCTGCGTCAATCGAGCATAGTCGGCATGGTGGGAGACGGCATCAACGACACTCCAGCCCTGGCCGCCGCAGACGTTAGCTTTGCTGTGGGTAAACTGGATACAGCATTGGAAACGGCCGATGTGGTGTTGGTGGGCAATGACCTGGAAAGATTAGGCTATGCCATTCAGCTCAGCCGTCGTACCCTATCGGTGATTAAACAAAACATTGCTGTCGCCCTAATTTTAAACGCCACCTTCGTTTTCCTGGGGGTTGTGGGGCTGATTGGCCTGCCCATTGCTGTCTTGGAGGATATGGGGTCTTCCCTGTTCGTTACCCTCAACGCCCTGCGTTTGTTTAATTTTCCTGCCCAAAGGCACAACGGGAATCCATTCCCCCGGCATGGAAGCAAAAAAACGCCAGTTCTGGAATAA
- a CDS encoding IS630 family transposase, translating into MYREIEEEARKAFEDEIKQYAAEKLIYMDQAGLDDTLDYPYGYCHKSERLKASKLGHRTKRVSIISCWWNGTTIAPMIFEGYCNAQVVCTWIEEMLLPELIPGQILIMDNASFHPKERIKALVAKAGCEVIFLPPYSPDLNKIEKFWARLKRYVSQLVSNGESLISALDIALRELS; encoded by the coding sequence ATTTACAGGGAAATAGAAGAGGAAGCGAGAAAGGCATTTGAAGATGAAATCAAGCAATATGCGGCAGAAAAACTGATTTATATGGATCAAGCCGGTCTAGATGACACTCTAGACTACCCCTATGGGTACTGTCATAAATCAGAGAGATTAAAGGCGAGCAAATTAGGACATAGAACCAAGAGAGTCAGCATAATAAGTTGTTGGTGGAATGGAACAACAATAGCTCCAATGATATTTGAAGGATACTGTAACGCTCAAGTAGTATGCACGTGGATAGAAGAAATGTTATTACCAGAGTTAATACCAGGTCAGATACTAATCATGGATAATGCAAGCTTTCATCCGAAAGAAAGAATAAAGGCATTGGTAGCAAAAGCTGGGTGTGAGGTTATATTTTTACCACCATATTCACCAGACTTGAACAAAATTGAGAAGTTCTGGGCGAGACTAAAACGTTATGTTTCCCAACTTGTTAGTAATGGAGAATCGCTGATTTCTGCATTGGATATAGCGTTGAGAGAACTGTCCTAA
- a CDS encoding alpha-E domain-containing protein, which produces MLSRVADSVYWLNRYIERAENIARFVDVNLYLMLDLPYGAQQQWEPLVMTTGDLGFFKQHYGEVTKANVIKFLTFDQHYSNSILSCLNMARENARSIREIISSEMWEEINRFYLMVKEAGDRPPANIADFFARVKLSSHRFAGIMDATMTHNEAWHFGQMGRLQERADKTARILDVKYYYLLPSVEWVGTPLDQVEWIALLKSASAYEMYRKSQRRITPANVASFLILHQKFPRSIHFCLLQVQRSLHEVTGTPLGSWRNDAERALGRLCGEMGYITIEDVISQGLHEFLEEIQAKVNEVGVKMAQTFFVNEPVLSPVPVQSQSQTQQQSLASF; this is translated from the coding sequence ATGCTAAGCCGTGTTGCTGACTCCGTTTACTGGCTGAATCGCTACATCGAACGGGCGGAAAATATTGCCCGCTTTGTGGACGTGAACCTTTACCTAATGTTGGATTTGCCCTACGGTGCCCAACAGCAATGGGAGCCTTTGGTCATGACCACTGGGGATTTGGGCTTTTTCAAACAGCATTACGGCGAAGTCACCAAGGCCAATGTGATCAAATTCCTTACCTTCGATCAGCATTATTCCAACTCCATCCTTTCCTGCCTGAACATGGCCAGGGAAAATGCCCGCTCCATTCGGGAAATTATTTCTTCGGAAATGTGGGAGGAAATTAACCGCTTTTACCTCATGGTCAAAGAGGCTGGCGATCGCCCTCCGGCTAACATTGCCGACTTTTTTGCCCGGGTGAAACTATCTAGCCATCGCTTTGCCGGCATTATGGACGCCACCATGACCCATAACGAAGCTTGGCACTTTGGCCAGATGGGCCGCCTGCAGGAAAGGGCTGATAAAACCGCCCGCATTTTGGATGTGAAGTATTATTACCTGCTGCCTTCGGTGGAATGGGTGGGTACTCCCCTGGACCAGGTGGAATGGATTGCCCTACTCAAATCCGCCAGTGCCTACGAAATGTATCGCAAGAGCCAGCGGCGCATCACCCCCGCCAACGTGGCCAGTTTTCTGATTTTGCACCAAAAATTTCCCCGTTCCATCCACTTTTGCCTACTCCAGGTACAGCGGTCATTGCATGAGGTTACTGGTACGCCCCTCGGTTCCTGGCGCAATGATGCGGAAAGGGCCCTGGGTCGGCTTTGTGGGGAAATGGGCTATATCACCATCGAGGACGTTATTAGCCAAGGACTACACGAATTTCTGGAGGAGATCCAAGCCAAGGTGAATGAAGTGGGGGTAAAAATGGCCCAGACATTTTTTGTCAATGAGCCAGTGCTGTCGCCGGTGCCAGTGCAAAGCCAAAGTCAGACCCAACAGCAATCCCTGGCTAGTTTTTAG
- a CDS encoding mechanosensitive ion channel family protein, producing MLFYHRLKNWLRNGLIIFLLNLVMVVATAYLVYPQTVNPTGSKPTGAPVILGDDTLFYIQARIASFSPEFRAQVVSNRIASLAKDTEVNLDTLKIVDNEAAATVDILTGDETLVTITDVDAVAAGQSRQELANQYLQIIKESITDFRSSYSIHSLVRGVVYTLIATIVLVASLIGITKSVPIIYRQLRRWRGTRIPALRLFDTQILSAHRVVDLISEIIKIVRLTLLLGLLYLYINLVLSFFPWTKGVARILFDYANTAVNTIWSGLLNYLPNLFFLVIIWLLTFYSLKVIRFLFTEIERDNIRFQGFYREWAKPTYKLVQFLVLAFAATVAFPYLPGSQTPAFQGISIFLGLLISLGSSSVIANIFAGIMLTYTRAFSVGDRVKITDTIGDVVEKTLFVTRIRTIKNVVITIPNSAVLGSHVINYSAAASDPGALPLILHTTITLGYDVPWRKVHAVMIEAALATDKILENPAPFVLQTSLDDFYIAYELNAYTHDPGIMAKIYSELHQNLQDKCNEADIEILSPHYRAVRDGNQTTIPADYLPSDYEAPAFRLSSLNAPSTQDNGVNTSKSDQA from the coding sequence ATGTTGTTCTATCACAGGCTAAAGAACTGGTTGCGGAATGGTTTAATTATTTTTCTGCTCAACCTAGTTATGGTGGTGGCGACGGCATATTTGGTTTATCCCCAAACCGTTAACCCAACGGGAAGTAAGCCCACAGGGGCGCCGGTGATTTTAGGGGACGACACTCTATTTTATATTCAGGCGAGAATTGCCTCCTTCTCCCCAGAATTTCGGGCCCAGGTGGTTTCCAATCGTATAGCTAGCCTGGCTAAAGATACCGAAGTTAACCTGGACACGCTCAAAATTGTCGACAATGAAGCGGCGGCAACGGTTGATATTTTAACAGGAGACGAAACCCTAGTGACGATCACCGATGTGGATGCGGTGGCGGCGGGACAATCCCGTCAAGAGCTTGCGAACCAATATTTACAGATCATCAAAGAATCAATTACTGACTTTAGGTCTTCTTATAGCATCCATAGTTTGGTGCGGGGAGTAGTTTATACACTAATTGCCACAATTGTCCTAGTTGCTAGCTTAATTGGTATCACCAAATCGGTGCCTATTATTTATCGTCAATTGAGACGTTGGCGGGGTACCCGTATTCCGGCGTTAAGACTATTTGACACCCAAATTTTATCTGCCCATCGGGTAGTTGATCTAATTTCAGAAATTATTAAAATTGTCCGCCTTACTCTCTTACTAGGGCTGCTTTATCTTTACATTAATCTAGTTTTGAGCTTCTTCCCCTGGACTAAAGGCGTCGCTCGGATACTATTTGACTATGCCAACACAGCAGTTAATACCATCTGGTCTGGATTATTAAACTATCTTCCCAATTTATTTTTTCTGGTTATTATTTGGCTGTTAACTTTTTACTCTTTGAAAGTAATTCGCTTTTTGTTCACCGAAATTGAGCGAGATAATATCAGGTTTCAAGGATTTTACCGAGAATGGGCTAAACCTACCTATAAGCTAGTCCAATTTCTGGTCTTGGCATTTGCGGCCACGGTGGCTTTTCCCTATTTACCTGGCTCCCAAACTCCTGCTTTCCAGGGAATTTCTATTTTTTTGGGATTACTAATTTCCCTTGGTTCTTCATCGGTAATTGCCAATATTTTTGCTGGTATTATGTTAACCTACACCAGGGCTTTTTCCGTCGGCGATCGGGTAAAAATCACTGATACCATCGGGGATGTGGTGGAAAAAACATTATTTGTTACCCGTATTCGTACCATTAAAAATGTGGTGATTACCATTCCCAACTCGGCCGTTTTAGGTAGCCATGTAATCAACTACAGTGCCGCGGCTAGTGATCCGGGAGCGCTACCTTTAATTCTGCACACCACCATCACCCTAGGCTACGATGTGCCCTGGCGCAAGGTTCATGCCGTAATGATCGAAGCGGCTTTAGCAACAGATAAAATCCTAGAAAATCCTGCACCTTTTGTGTTGCAAACCAGTTTGGATGATTTTTACATTGCCTATGAATTAAATGCGTATACCCACGATCCAGGCATCATGGCGAAAATTTATTCAGAACTCCATCAAAATCTTCAAGATAAGTGTAACGAAGCTGATATTGAAATTCTTTCGCCCCATTACCGTGCTGTGCGAGATGGTAACCAGACTACCATTCCTGCCGATTATCTACCGTCGGATTATGAAGCACCCGCATTTAGACTTTCATCCCTCAATGCCCCGTCTACACAGGATAATGGAGTAAATACATCAAAATCTGACCAGGCCTAG
- a CDS encoding metal ABC transporter permease — MSQLVVAFSFWNWLVEPLQYGFLIRAIWVSAFVGLVCAVLSCYITLKGWSLMGDAISHAVVPGVVLAYALNIPFAIGAFTFGFGATVAIGYVKSKTRLKEDAVIGIVFTGFFALGLVLVTKIPSNVDLFHILFGNVLGISQQDIIQTLIAGSITLVVILLRRKDLLLFCFDPNHAKAIGLRTQVMYYTLLSVLALTIVAALQTAGIILVISMLVTPGSIGYLLSDRFDHMLWYSVASSVLSCVLGTYLSYHFDVSTGGMIVVLLTTLFAIAMICAPKYGILAQEWRKRSGQNPEDDQNQTVVVDQA, encoded by the coding sequence GTGAGTCAGTTAGTGGTGGCCTTTTCTTTTTGGAATTGGTTGGTGGAGCCTTTGCAATATGGGTTTTTGATCCGGGCAATTTGGGTGAGTGCCTTTGTCGGCCTGGTGTGTGCGGTGCTTTCCTGTTACATCACCCTCAAAGGTTGGTCCCTAATGGGAGATGCCATTTCCCATGCGGTGGTCCCCGGTGTGGTGCTGGCCTATGCCCTGAATATTCCTTTTGCCATTGGGGCTTTTACCTTTGGCTTTGGGGCAACGGTGGCGATCGGTTACGTCAAGTCCAAAACGCGGTTAAAGGAGGATGCGGTCATTGGCATTGTCTTTACAGGCTTTTTTGCTCTTGGCCTCGTATTGGTGACCAAAATTCCCAGCAATGTTGACCTGTTCCATATCCTGTTTGGCAATGTGCTGGGTATTTCTCAACAAGACATCATCCAAACTTTGATCGCCGGATCCATCACCCTGGTAGTGATTTTGTTGCGCCGCAAGGATCTGCTGTTGTTTTGTTTTGATCCGAACCATGCCAAGGCGATCGGTCTGCGCACTCAGGTGATGTATTACACGCTGTTGTCGGTTCTAGCCCTTACCATTGTGGCCGCCTTGCAAACAGCGGGCATCATTTTGGTAATATCCATGCTGGTCACCCCAGGCTCCATTGGCTATCTACTCAGTGATCGCTTTGATCATATGCTGTGGTACTCCGTCGCCAGCAGCGTCCTATCCTGTGTCCTCGGCACCTATTTGAGCTATCACTTTGACGTCTCGACAGGGGGCATGATTGTCGTCCTGCTCACAACGCTGTTTGCCATAGCCATGATTTGTGCGCCTAAGTATGGCATTTTGGCCCAGGAATGGCGCAAGCGGTCGGGGCAAAATCCGGAAGACGATCAAAATCAGACTGTAGTGGTGGATCAAGCTTAG